Proteins from one Streptomyces genisteinicus genomic window:
- a CDS encoding YibE/F family protein, with protein sequence MTSSPQNPEPHGHDHGHVHSHGPAAPVSQHLRKVIAAVLIPFATAVVVGLAVLWPGGTPGHERSGVGFDRQTEQGRVVSVERVDCKDVNAAQVPPTGDTSTPEGREAVESQRGDCGRATVEVVTGKDKGRTFVEIVQPDAPRQLKQGQGVVVAYAPDAPEDLQYSVTDVDRDFPIALLAGIFALVVVVVGRMRGVMALIALAASFAVLTLFILPAILQGSNPLVVAIVGASAIMLIALYLCHGVNARTSVAVLGTLISLLLIGLLGSLFIGWASLSGNTDDNTGLIKGLYPEIDMSGLLLAGVIIGSLGVLDDVTVTQTSAVWELHRADPGMGPRALYRSAIRIGRDHIASVVNTLVLAYAGAALPLLLLFSIAQSSVGTVATSELVAEEIVRTLIGSIGLVASVPVTTALAALVVSADRPQDRPGDTSAAAPARGGRGRRRKR encoded by the coding sequence CGTCGTCGTCGGCCTCGCGGTGCTCTGGCCGGGCGGGACACCCGGCCACGAGCGCTCGGGCGTCGGCTTCGACCGCCAGACCGAACAGGGCAGGGTGGTGAGCGTCGAACGGGTCGACTGCAAGGACGTCAACGCCGCGCAGGTGCCGCCCACCGGGGACACCTCGACCCCCGAGGGACGCGAGGCGGTCGAGTCGCAGCGCGGCGACTGCGGCAGGGCGACGGTCGAGGTGGTCACCGGGAAGGACAAGGGCCGGACCTTCGTCGAGATCGTCCAGCCGGACGCGCCGCGGCAGTTGAAGCAGGGGCAGGGCGTGGTCGTCGCCTACGCCCCGGACGCGCCCGAGGACCTGCAGTACTCGGTCACGGACGTCGACCGGGACTTCCCGATCGCACTGCTGGCGGGCATCTTCGCACTGGTCGTGGTCGTCGTGGGACGGATGCGCGGCGTGATGGCGCTGATCGCGCTCGCCGCGTCCTTCGCCGTGCTGACACTCTTCATCCTGCCCGCGATCCTCCAGGGGTCGAACCCGCTGGTGGTGGCGATCGTGGGGGCCAGCGCGATCATGCTGATCGCGCTGTACCTGTGCCACGGGGTCAACGCCCGCACGTCGGTCGCGGTGCTGGGCACACTGATCTCGCTGCTGCTGATCGGGCTGCTCGGTTCGCTCTTCATCGGCTGGGCGAGCCTGAGCGGCAACACCGACGACAACACCGGTCTGATCAAGGGGCTCTACCCGGAGATCGACATGAGCGGCCTGCTGCTGGCGGGTGTGATCATCGGATCGCTCGGCGTCCTCGACGACGTCACCGTCACCCAGACCTCCGCGGTCTGGGAGCTGCACCGGGCGGACCCGGGGATGGGCCCCCGCGCGCTCTACCGCTCCGCCATCCGCATCGGCCGCGACCACATCGCTTCCGTGGTCAACACCCTCGTCCTGGCCTACGCGGGCGCCGCGCTCCCGCTGCTGCTGCTCTTCTCGATCGCCCAGTCGAGCGTGGGGACGGTGGCCACCAGCGAGCTGGTGGCCGAGGAGATCGTGCGGACGCTCATCGGCTCGATCGGTCTGGTCGCGTCGGTGCCCGTCACCACGGCGCTCGCCGCCCTGGTGGTCTCCGCCGACCGGCCGCAGGACCGGCCCGGCGACACGTCGGCGGCCGCCCCCGCACGGGGCGGCCGGGGGCGTCGCCGCAAGCGGTAG
- a CDS encoding IclR family transcriptional regulator, giving the protein MAGATNAAVPTLIGSVQRALRLLEAAGSHRDGAPAKQLARETGIPLPTAYHLLRTLTHEEYLRRDKGVFTLGAAVDRLAGSGDLQNRRSTLADSLTHWRDAIGVPVYFAVYREGEIELVAVSDTPSSPAVHEWADFRETGHAHAIGQCLLSQLDEAARRDHLDRHPVQPVTPYSVRDRAALLQRLASVDRMQPVVERQEYALGTVCAAIPITVGDIAATMAISLPLHQEAKLRPAVEQLREGIGGLLGSLAFSISI; this is encoded by the coding sequence TTGGCCGGGGCCACGAATGCCGCTGTCCCCACCCTGATCGGCTCGGTGCAGCGTGCGTTGCGACTGCTGGAGGCCGCGGGCTCGCACCGCGACGGCGCCCCGGCGAAGCAGCTCGCGAGGGAGACGGGGATTCCGCTGCCCACCGCCTACCACCTGCTGCGCACCCTGACGCACGAGGAGTATCTCCGGCGCGACAAGGGCGTCTTCACCCTCGGCGCGGCCGTCGACCGGCTGGCCGGCAGCGGTGACCTGCAGAATCGTCGCAGCACGCTGGCGGACTCCCTGACCCACTGGCGGGACGCCATCGGCGTGCCCGTGTACTTCGCCGTCTACCGCGAGGGCGAGATCGAACTGGTGGCGGTCTCGGACACGCCGTCCTCCCCGGCCGTGCACGAATGGGCCGACTTCCGGGAGACCGGGCACGCCCACGCGATCGGCCAGTGCCTGCTCAGCCAGCTCGACGAGGCGGCGCGCAGGGACCATCTGGACCGGCATCCCGTGCAGCCGGTCACCCCGTACTCGGTCCGCGACCGGGCGGCGCTGCTGCAGCGGCTCGCCTCCGTGGACCGGATGCAACCGGTCGTCGAGCGCCAGGAGTACGCACTCGGCACCGTCTGCGCGGCCATCCCGATCACTGTGGGTGACATCGCCGCGACGATGGCCATTTCGCTTCCCCTCCATCAAGAAGCCAAGCTGCGTCCGGCAGTTGAGCAGTTACGCGAGGGGATCGGTGGCCTGCTGGGGTCACTTGCCTTCTCTATCAGTATCTGA
- a CDS encoding SsgA family sporulation/cell division regulator → MRESVQAEVLMSFLVSDELSFRIPVELGYETSDPYAVRMTFHLPGDAPVTWAFGRELLLDGINAPSGDGDVHIAPTRPETLSDVHIRLRVGGESALFRVGAPPLVAFLDRTDKLVPLGQELALGDFELSLEEALGRILAEENAG, encoded by the coding sequence ATGCGCGAGTCGGTTCAGGCCGAGGTCCTGATGAGCTTTCTCGTCTCCGACGAGCTCTCCTTCCGGATCCCGGTGGAGCTGGGCTACGAGACATCCGATCCGTACGCGGTGCGGATGACGTTCCACCTGCCCGGCGACGCTCCGGTGACCTGGGCGTTCGGCCGGGAACTGCTGCTCGACGGGATCAACGCGCCGAGCGGGGACGGCGACGTGCACATCGCGCCGACCCGGCCCGAGACGCTCTCCGACGTCCACATCCGGCTCCGGGTCGGCGGTGAGTCGGCGCTGTTCCGGGTGGGCGCCCCGCCGCTCGTCGCCTTCCTCGACCGCACCGACAAGCTGGTGCCGCTCGGTCAGGAACTCGCGCTCGGCGACTTCGAGCTCAGCCTGGAGGAGGCGCTCGGCCGGATCCTCGCCGAGGAGAACGCCGGCTGA